From one Gracilibacillus salinarum genomic stretch:
- a CDS encoding YdbC family protein — MAGIKFEIIEHVAILSESQKGWQKEVNLISWNDREPKYDIRDWSPDHEKMGKGVTLTKEEWQTLKNL, encoded by the coding sequence GTGGCAGGAATAAAATTCGAAATTATCGAACATGTTGCTATATTGTCAGAATCACAAAAAGGGTGGCAGAAAGAAGTTAATTTGATCAGTTGGAATGATCGAGAGCCAAAGTATGACATACGCGATTGGTCACCTGACCATGAAAAAATGGGAAAAGGCGTAACCCTGACAAAAGAAGAATGGCAAACGTTAAAAAATTTATAA
- the trpB gene encoding tryptophan synthase subunit beta: MGEQGLFGEFGGSYVPEDLGKVLGVLAEEFEQAVKDPVFIDEFKQVLADCVGRENPLTFAKNLSEQQQGAKIYLKREDLNHTGAHKINNAIGQILLAKRMGAKRVIAETGAGQHGVATATACAMFGMDCTIYMGKHDMKRQALNVFRMELLGAKVESVAAGQGRLKDAVDAALADLVENYQNTFYLLGSAVGPHPFPTMVKFFQSVISEESKRQIIDKEGKLPAAVVACAGGGSNAIGAFAHFIDEENVRLIGVEPAEAPSLTEGVPAVIHGFKCLTLLDDDGNPKPTFSIAAGLDYPGIGPEHSYLKETGRAEYVTITGEEALAAFKLLSETEGIIPALESAHAVAYAMKLAKDLRASDSIIVNLSGRGDKDVQQVFEMEHEANIQEV; encoded by the coding sequence ATGGGCGAGCAAGGTTTATTCGGAGAATTTGGTGGCAGTTACGTACCGGAAGATTTAGGGAAAGTACTAGGTGTATTAGCGGAAGAATTCGAACAGGCTGTTAAGGATCCTGTATTTATTGATGAGTTTAAACAGGTTTTGGCAGATTGCGTTGGCAGAGAAAACCCGTTAACATTTGCCAAAAATTTGTCCGAGCAACAACAAGGGGCAAAAATATATTTGAAGCGAGAAGATTTAAACCATACCGGTGCCCATAAGATTAATAATGCAATTGGACAAATATTACTAGCAAAACGGATGGGAGCAAAACGAGTCATTGCTGAAACAGGTGCAGGACAGCATGGTGTTGCCACTGCTACAGCTTGCGCAATGTTTGGAATGGATTGTACGATATACATGGGAAAACATGATATGAAGCGGCAAGCCTTAAATGTTTTTAGGATGGAGTTGTTAGGTGCGAAGGTAGAAAGTGTTGCTGCTGGTCAAGGTCGGTTAAAGGATGCAGTCGATGCTGCCTTAGCAGATTTAGTGGAGAATTATCAAAATACGTTCTATTTACTAGGGTCTGCAGTAGGTCCACATCCATTTCCTACCATGGTGAAATTCTTTCAGTCGGTGATCAGCGAAGAATCAAAACGTCAGATTATCGATAAAGAAGGGAAGCTTCCTGCGGCAGTTGTAGCATGTGCTGGGGGAGGCAGTAATGCAATTGGCGCATTTGCCCACTTTATAGATGAGGAAAATGTCCGACTAATCGGGGTAGAACCAGCTGAAGCACCATCATTAACGGAAGGGGTGCCAGCGGTAATACATGGCTTTAAATGTCTGACTTTACTCGATGACGATGGTAATCCAAAACCAACTTTTTCGATTGCAGCTGGTTTGGATTACCCTGGAATAGGACCGGAGCACAGCTATCTCAAAGAAACGGGACGAGCAGAATATGTGACGATAACGGGAGAAGAAGCGTTAGCTGCATTTAAATTATTATCCGAAACAGAAGGTATCATTCCCGCATTAGAAAGTGCTCATGCTGTTGCATATGCCATGAAGCTGGCGAAAGACTTACGTGCCAGCGATAGTATCATTGTGAATCTATCGGGCCGCGGTGATAAAGATGTTCAGCAAGTCTTTGAGATGGAACATGAGGCAAATATTCAGGAGGTATAA
- a CDS encoding MFS transporter: MTENKIWTKDFISLAIVNLFVFMSFYTLLTTLPLFVMNEWNGSEAEGGMVVTAMLLAAILLRPFSGTILSKYGKTKVLLISNICFAITMVVYIWIDSYYALLLLRFVHGFSFAIVTTATSALAADIIPAAKRGEGLGYFTMSMNLAIVLGPFFGLSLIQITSYNNLFIILSIFAILSVLSTFLLKVEHPPEQEVTPFNWKELLERPVLPIAAIGLLISFAYASIVSFISVFASARGLDQVSSYFFAVFAITMLSTRPFLGKQFDLRGPRAVIIPCMLLFAAGFVLLSVAHNSFTFLLAAGVIGIGYGSLLPFFLSISVSKVSLSRSGHATATFLTLYDAGIAIGSSVLGVVASMLGFTQMFILLAVFVCMIIWIFSIYMKWSAKQVTE; the protein is encoded by the coding sequence ATGACAGAAAACAAAATTTGGACGAAAGATTTTATTAGTTTAGCTATCGTGAATTTATTCGTGTTCATGAGTTTCTATACGTTACTAACAACGTTACCTTTATTTGTTATGAATGAATGGAACGGGTCAGAAGCTGAAGGCGGCATGGTGGTGACAGCAATGTTATTAGCTGCTATATTATTACGTCCGTTCTCTGGAACGATTCTTAGTAAATATGGAAAGACCAAAGTATTACTGATCAGTAATATTTGTTTTGCAATCACAATGGTGGTTTACATCTGGATTGATTCCTATTATGCGTTACTGTTACTTCGTTTTGTTCATGGCTTTTCATTTGCCATTGTAACTACTGCGACATCAGCATTAGCAGCGGATATTATTCCAGCTGCGAAAAGAGGAGAAGGACTCGGCTATTTTACGATGTCAATGAATCTAGCTATTGTACTGGGACCATTTTTCGGATTGAGTCTCATTCAAATAACTTCCTATAATAATCTGTTTATCATTTTATCTATTTTTGCTATTTTAAGCGTGTTATCTACCTTCTTGTTAAAAGTTGAGCATCCACCAGAACAAGAAGTTACACCCTTTAATTGGAAAGAGTTACTGGAGCGTCCTGTGTTACCAATCGCCGCTATAGGGTTATTAATTTCGTTTGCGTATGCAAGTATCGTATCTTTCATTTCAGTTTTTGCCTCAGCTAGAGGGCTGGATCAGGTCTCTAGCTATTTCTTTGCTGTTTTTGCGATTACGATGCTATCTACACGTCCTTTCTTAGGGAAACAATTTGATTTAAGAGGACCACGTGCAGTTATCATTCCGTGTATGCTGTTGTTTGCTGCTGGATTTGTTCTGTTGAGTGTAGCGCACAACTCGTTTACCTTCTTGCTGGCGGCTGGAGTAATCGGAATTGGATATGGTTCGTTATTGCCTTTCTTCCTATCTATTTCTGTTTCAAAGGTTTCCTTGTCAAGAAGCGGACATGCTACAGCAACATTCTTAACCTTGTATGATGCGGGTATTGCCATCGGTTCGAGCGTGTTAGGGGTGGTTGCATCGATGTTAGGATTTACCCAGATGTTTATTCTCTTAGCGGTGTTTGTCTGCATGATTATTTGGATATTCTCTATATATATGAAATGGTCAGCGAAGCAAGTGACAGAATAA
- a CDS encoding MarR family winged helix-turn-helix transcriptional regulator, with product MDTSHLLHLYNQKLRLFQTELNEQLKPFGLFHSQWTILYTLFQQEEMTQTEIWQYLKVEAPTITRTLVRMEKNGWIHRSIGQDKRERLVTLTDKAKSTYPEIMKQIKKTEAQFLQNLSQQERHQFQQLLEKLSIEKEE from the coding sequence ATGGATACAAGTCATTTGTTGCACTTATATAATCAAAAATTGCGTCTTTTTCAAACTGAATTAAATGAACAATTGAAGCCATTTGGTTTATTTCATTCTCAATGGACGATATTGTATACATTGTTTCAACAAGAGGAAATGACACAAACAGAAATCTGGCAATATCTAAAAGTAGAGGCACCTACTATTACAAGAACTTTGGTCCGTATGGAGAAGAATGGATGGATCCATCGGTCAATCGGACAGGATAAAAGAGAACGCCTTGTGACATTGACAGATAAAGCAAAATCTACTTATCCCGAAATAATGAAGCAGATAAAAAAGACAGAAGCGCAATTTTTGCAAAATTTGTCGCAACAGGAAAGACATCAATTCCAGCAACTTCTAGAAAAACTATCAATAGAGAAAGAGGAATAA